In one Suricata suricatta isolate VVHF042 chromosome 9, meerkat_22Aug2017_6uvM2_HiC, whole genome shotgun sequence genomic region, the following are encoded:
- the FBXO34 gene encoding F-box only protein 34, with protein MHLKPYWKLQKKERSLEISRETLRTPMSHHEAINDEKCKASYMKPSVFPSPSLGKASSRKPFGILSPNVLCSMSGKSPIESSLNVKTKKNAPSATIHQGEEGEGPLDIWAVVKPGNTKEKIAFFAAHQCSNRIGSMKIKSSWDIDGRATKRRKKSGDLKKAKIQLERMREVNSRCYQPEPFACGIEHCSVHYVSDSGDGVHAGRPLSVIQMVAFLEQRASALLATCTKNCTNSPAVVRFPGQSRGVPPASEPFPAPGACEDSTERGNSEVGEAQSEPVRVLDMVARLESECLKRQSQREPGGLSRNNSFRRNVGRVLLANGTQANEGKTNKGALEAADTQVNPVGSVSVDCGPSRADPCPPNGEESWDGAPRGHPSLPASVNFLMDSAEFEPDQQTAMKNGNRYDVEMTEELVGSSFPPRTCPPAIALPTDAVDCLSRELVPLTSQNPDQRRKESLCISITVSKVEQGHPSDLKPCEDPLPGRLFFLPPGQHQSDCSQLSESTRESAGTGQLQAAAEAGGTTEEKSVSADSFVLPASPAESMVPVLEASSWKKQVSHDFLETRFKIQQLLEPQQYMAFLPHHLMVKIFRLLPTKSLVALKCTCCYFKFIIEYYNIRPADSRWVRDPRYREDPCKQCKKKYVKGDVSLCRWHPKPYCQALPYGPGYWMCCHRSQKAFPGCKLGLHDNHWVPACHSFNRAIHKKAKGTEPEEEY; from the coding sequence ATGCACCTAAAGCCATATTGGAAACTCCAGAAGAAAGAGCGATCTCTGGAAATCAGCAGGGAAACTTTGAGAACTCCTATGAGCCACCACGAGGctataaatgatgaaaaatgcAAAGCTAGCTACATGAAACCAAGTGTCTTTCCTTCACCCTCTCTTGGTAAAGCGTCATCTCGAAAGCcttttgggattctttctccaaATGTTCTGTGCAGCATGAGTGGGAAGAGTCCGATAGAGAGCAGCTTGAATGTTAAAACCAAGAAGAATGCGCCGTCTGCAACAATCCACCAGGGTGAAGAAGGAGAAGGGCCGCTTGATATCTGGGCTGTTGTGAAACCGGGAAATACCAAGGAGAAAATTGCATTCTTTGCAGCCCACCAGTGTAGCAATAGGATAGgatctatgaaaataaaaagctcctggGATATTGATGGGAGAGCTACTAAACGAAGGAAAAAATCAGGAGATCTTAAAAAAGCCAAGATACAGTTAGAAAGGATGAGGGAAGTCAACAGCAGATGCTACCAGCCTGAGCCCTTTGCGTGTGGCATTGAGCACTGTTCCGTGCATTATGTGAGTGACAGTGGGGATGGCGTCCACGCCGGGAGGCCTCTGTCGGTCATACAGATGGTTGCCTTCCTTGAGCAAAGAGCCAGTGCCCTGCTAGCTACATGTACGAAAAACTGCACCAACTCCCCTGCTGTGGTGAGGTTTCCTGGGCAATCCAGAGGTGTACCTCCAGCCTCCGAGCCCTTTCCTGCCCCAGGAGCTTGTGAAGATTCCACGGAGAGGGGAAATTCTGAGGTTGGCGAAGCACAGAGCGAGCCAGTCCGTGTCCTTGACATGGTAGCCAGGCTGGAGTCTGAGTGCCTGAAGCGGCAGAGCCAGCGTGAGCCCGGGGGCCTCTCGAGGAATAACAGCTTCCGTCGAAATGTGGGCCGCGTGTTGCTTGCAAATGGCACTCAGGCTaatgaagggaaaacaaacaaaggcGCCTTGGAGGCAGCAGACACTCAGGTGAATCCTGTGGGGTCTGTCTCTGTGGACTGCGGGCCCTCAAGAGCCGACCCTTGTCCTCCCAATGGGGAGGAGTCCTGGGACGGTGCTCCTCGGGGCCATCCCTCGTTGCCAGCGAGTGTGAATTTCCTCATGGACAGTGCAGAATTTGAGCCAGATCAGCAAACTGCTATGAAAAATGGCAATAGATACGATGTGGAGATGACAGAAGAACTTGTCGGGTCCTCTTTTCCTCCTCGCACCTGCCCTCCAGCCATTGCACTGCCCACAGATGCTGTTGATTGTCTGAGTAGAGAGCTCGTGCCGCTCACTAGCCAAAATCCtgatcagagaagaaaggaatcttTGTGCATTAGTATCACTGTGTCCAAGGTAGAGCAAGGCCACCCTTCTGATTTAAAGCCCTGTGAAGACCCACTTCCAGGGAGGTTGTTTTTTTTGCCACCTGGTCAGCACCAGTCGGACTGCTCCCAGCTAAGTGAAAGCACAAGGGAGTCTGCCGGCACCGGCCAGCTGCAGGCTGCTGCTGAGGCCGGCGGCACCACTGAGGAGAAGAGTGTTTCCGCGGATTCCTTTGTCCTGCCGGCCTCTCCTGCCGAAAGTATGGTACCGGTGCTTGAGGCATCCAGTTGGAAGAAGCAAGTGTCTCATGACTTTCTGGAGACCAGGTTTAAAATCCAGCAGCTTCTGGAGCCTCAGCAGTACATGGCTTTTCTGCCCCACCACCTCATGGTGAAAATCTTCAGGTTACTTCCCACCAAGAGCTTAGTGGCTCTTAAGTGTACCTGCTGCTACTTCAAGTTTATCATTGAATACTACAACATCAGGCCAGCAGATTCCCGCTGGGTGCGAGATCCACGATACAGAGAGGACCCGTGCAAGCAGTGCAAGAAAAAATACGTGAAAGGGGATGTGTCCCTGTGCCGCTGGCACCCCAAGCCCTATTGCCAGGCTTTGCCCTACGGGCCCGGGTACTGGATGTGCTGCCACCGGTCTCAGAAAGCCTTCCCTGGCTGTAAGCTGGGGCTGCACGACAATCACTGGGTCCCTGCGTGCCACAGCTTTAATCGGGCGATCCATAAGAAAGCGAAGGGGACAGAGCCTGAAGAGGAGTACTGA